Genomic DNA from Candidatus Brocadia sp.:
TCCGGAAAGATTCGGTACACCTATGGAAACTTTCCATGGACAGAATATAGAAAGAAGCAAATTCTGGCCGCACACCCTTATTGCCACCTCCACCCATGACTCAAAACGCAGCGAGGATGTACGGGCAAGGATTAACGTCCTTTCGGAAATTCCTGATGAATGGAAAGAACATTTAACACGGTGGAGAAGATTAAATAAGAAAAATGTCGTTGTTGTTGAAGGACAGACTGTACCAGACCTGAATGAAGAATACCTTCTTTACCAAACCCTTATCGGTGCATGGCCTATTGAACCAACGACCGGACCTGAATACGAAATATTTAAGAAGCGGATTAAAGATTACATGGTAAAGGCCTTAAGGGAGGCAAAGGTCAATACGAGCTGGATAAATCCCAATGCGAATTACGAGAATATCCTGATGAGCTTTATCGAGGCTATCTTGAATACTACACGAAGAAATAAATTCCTGAAAGATTTTCAAGCATTTCAAAAGCAAATATCCCATTACGGCATATACAACTCCCTTTCACAAACATTGCTCAAGATAACCTCCCCGGGTATTCCTGATTTTTATCAAGGAACTGAGTTGTGGGATTTCAGTCTTGTTGATCCGGACAACCGCAGACCCGTTGATTATAGTATTAGAATCAAGATGCTGGAGGAACTGAAACGGAATGAGCAAGAGATGCCGTTATCAGATCTTGCGAAGGAATTGACTATCAACAAAGATAATGGGAAGATAAAGCTCTATCTGATGTATAAAGCCCTCAATTACCGAAAAGCAAATAGAGAGATATTTGAGCGCGGGGAATATTCTCCCCTTGAAGCAATGGGAGAAAAGGCTGTGAATGTTTGCTCGTTTGTGAGGAGATTTGGAAATCTCGCAGCGCTGGTTGTTACCCCCAGACTAATAACAAGGCTTATACAACAACCCGAAAGCCTGCCCTTTGGCAAAGAAGTATGGAAAGACTCGGTTATTATTGTACCACATGAGGAAACGGACAAAAAATACCGGAACATTTTTACCGGAGAAGTTGTTACAACCGTAAGTTACACAGATGCAACTATCTTGTATCTACCAGAGATATTTGCCCATTTTCCTGTGGCTTTGCTGGAAAGAATTATTTAATTTAAAACATTTCTCGTAAAATATCTTCTGCAATTTTTATCAGTTTACTTTGAACAGAATCGGGTATTAAATCACTTAAAGGTAATTCTTTCTTACCACCGCCTACTTTCACTTTTATTTCATGAAGAATTTCATTAATTTGTACACTATTTATGGAACCGCTACCCAACAAAGGAAATAATTTTTCCGCTATTACTTTATCAAGTTTAGCATCAGATAAATAGAGATGCCATTTAGCAATATCTATATAAATATTCTCTCCAATTTCTGATGTCAAGGCTTCGATAATTTCTGTTTCATTTAAAAAACCCATAAAAATTTCCTTTACTATCTGTTTTTATTGAAAACTAATAATTCGCAACTGTTTTATTTTAACATGGATAGAATAATAAAGAAATGTTTTTATTATTATCTTAACCAGAACGAGTCGGAAAAAGACAAAAAACCGAAGCACGAAATTTGTGAGTCAACCCTGTCAGGGTTTTAAACCCTGACAGGGTTCGTTTTATTCATATTTTTGCTAAAAATGTCAAAATATTTTTTAAGATAGAGAGCAGTTCACATTTGTTTTATTGAATTTGTCACAGAGGATAAAATATGAATTGGTATCAGATTCACACAAAAGAAATAATACAAAAACATGGGACATCTGAAGAGGGATTGACTGACGACGAAGTCAGCAAACGGCTTCAGGAATACGGTTTAAACAAACTTATTGAAGAAGAGAAGATTAGCAGGCTGAAAATCCTTCTCCACCAATTCACAAGCCCGCTCATTTATATCCTTCTTATAGCCGCCGTTGTAATAGCCATTCTCAAAGAATACATTGATACCGGTGTAATTATGGCCGTTGTGGTCATTAACACAATTATTGGCTATATCCAGGAATATAAGGCGGAACAGGGCGTAAGGGCGCTCAAGAAGATGCTCATACCAAGGGCAAGGGTTATCCGAAACGGTAAAGAGAAGGAGATAAACAGCGAAGAACTTGTACCCGGAGATGTTGTCCTGCTTGCATCTGGTACCAAGGTGCCGGCTGACCTGCGGCTGATCAGGACGTATGAATTAAAGATTGAAGAAGCTATGCTTACTGGCGAATCAGTCCCCGCTGAAAAATCCATTGCAATGATAAGCGAAGATAATTTGACACCCGGTGACCAAAAGAATATGGCCTTCATGGGAACAGTCGTGGTAAGTGGAAGGGCAAAGGGCATCGTGGTAGAGACAGGGTCAAAGACCGTGCTTGGCAGCATTGCCCGGGAGGTTAAAGAGATAGGAGTTACAAAGGCGCCACTTCAGAAAAAGATAGAAAACTTCGCAAAATACATTGGATTCATTGTTATGGCAGCCTCTGTTGTGCTTTTTAGTATGGGAATAATTATTGGCGAAAACATACACGACATGTTCATGACCGCAGTGGCGGCTGCGGTAGCTGCCATACCTGAAGGACTTCCCATTGTCGTGACCATAGCCATGGCTATAGGTGTGGCCAGGATGGCAAGACAGAACGCCATCATCAGAAAACTTCCGGCCGCAGAAACCCTCGGGAGCACCACTGTTATATGTTCCGATAAGACCGGGACCCTCACGAAAAACGAGATGACCGTCAGG
This window encodes:
- a CDS encoding DUF3181 family protein; amino-acid sequence: MGFLNETEIIEALTSEIGENIYIDIAKWHLYLSDAKLDKVIAEKLFPLLGSGSINSVQINEILHEIKVKVGGGKKELPLSDLIPDSVQSKLIKIAEDILREMF